From one Planktothrix agardhii NIES-204 genomic stretch:
- a CDS encoding HNH endonuclease — MNKTPRIFIPPEVRKYVFGRDNYQCKSCGKMENEAQLTVDHIIPLAKGGSNDISNLQTLCFQCNQTKKADLDPRFKRHFTN; from the coding sequence ATGAATAAAACCCCTAGAATTTTTATTCCCCCAGAAGTCAGAAAATATGTATTTGGACGGGACAATTATCAGTGTAAGAGTTGTGGTAAAATGGAAAATGAAGCTCAACTAACTGTTGATCATATTATTCCCTTAGCCAAGGGAGGATCTAACGATATTAGTAATTTACAAACCTTGTGTTTTCAATGTAATCAAACAAAGAAAGCCGATCTTGATCCCCGTTTCAAACGGCACTTCACAAATTGA
- a CDS encoding two-component response regulator, which translates to MSRGDGRKLKLMVVDDEPDNLDLLFRTFRRDFQVFKADSALKALQILDDEGEMAVIISDQRMPEMNGTEFLGKTVERFPDTIRILLTGYTDVEDLVEAINSGQVFKYITKPWNPEELKSVIQQASETYKFFKQRTNTLRRALRRESLYNDVVSALRESLDHSSMLQTIVRTLGETFNATGCCIRSAEAGKLSAQTFSYGGETENVQTWLSQLETSMQGVLESREIKIQQRENSNPVSQIVLPLTYQHDLLAVLAIYQENSPSPWSEDDIQLLEVVSEQASLALSQAKLYQRTLELAEQMQNELKVASQIQNNLLRQSWPEFETLRVQACCHPAREVGGDFFEVFTHPQGDIWVGLGDVSGKGVPAALFMASAISVMRRELSVETSPEPDQVMQNLNSILSDDLVSNNHFITMVVARYTPSTGHLAYANAGHIYPLVWSRLNSNLGENHPHLSVPVEPLFLKTRGIPLGILPVWRGKGDSLTLNPGDIFLVTSDGITEATVVQETSDGSPAIRSMLQQEGLWKLLQQQEKLNLDGLLAAIREHNPVQEDDQTILSLEVLLTDEN; encoded by the coding sequence ATGAGTCGGGGAGACGGTCGAAAGCTGAAACTCATGGTCGTCGATGACGAACCAGACAACTTAGATTTGTTGTTTCGGACATTTCGCCGGGACTTCCAAGTGTTCAAGGCCGACAGCGCCCTCAAAGCTCTGCAAATTCTCGACGACGAGGGTGAAATGGCTGTGATTATTTCTGATCAACGAATGCCAGAAATGAACGGAACCGAATTTCTCGGTAAAACCGTCGAACGTTTTCCAGACACCATTCGGATTCTGTTAACCGGATATACGGATGTCGAAGACCTTGTGGAAGCGATTAACTCTGGCCAAGTTTTCAAATATATCACCAAACCTTGGAATCCCGAAGAACTCAAGTCTGTAATTCAACAAGCTTCGGAAACATACAAATTCTTCAAACAACGGACAAACACCCTGCGGCGCGCCCTGCGTCGGGAATCTCTCTATAACGATGTCGTCAGCGCCCTGCGAGAGTCCCTAGACCACTCCAGTATGCTCCAGACGATTGTTCGTACCCTGGGAGAAACCTTTAATGCCACGGGCTGCTGTATTCGCTCTGCCGAAGCGGGGAAACTTTCTGCTCAAACTTTTTCTTATGGGGGAGAAACAGAGAATGTCCAAACTTGGTTATCTCAACTCGAAACCTCAATGCAAGGGGTCTTAGAAAGTCGAGAAATTAAAATTCAACAGAGAGAAAACTCCAACCCAGTCAGTCAAATCGTTTTGCCCCTGACCTATCAACATGATTTACTGGCGGTTTTAGCCATTTATCAAGAAAACAGTCCCTCTCCTTGGTCAGAGGATGATATTCAACTGTTAGAAGTAGTTTCCGAACAAGCCTCCTTAGCACTGTCCCAAGCCAAACTCTATCAACGCACGCTAGAATTAGCCGAACAGATGCAAAATGAACTCAAGGTCGCCAGCCAAATTCAAAATAATCTCCTGCGTCAAAGTTGGCCAGAGTTTGAGACCCTGCGAGTACAAGCCTGTTGTCATCCGGCTAGGGAAGTCGGGGGAGATTTCTTTGAAGTCTTTACCCATCCCCAAGGAGATATTTGGGTAGGTTTGGGAGATGTATCGGGTAAAGGAGTTCCGGCGGCCCTATTTATGGCTAGTGCGATTTCCGTCATGCGTCGGGAGCTTTCCGTGGAAACTTCCCCAGAACCCGATCAAGTCATGCAAAATCTGAATAGCATTTTGTCGGATGATTTAGTCAGTAATAATCACTTTATTACGATGGTTGTGGCTCGTTACACCCCCTCTACGGGACATTTAGCCTATGCCAATGCCGGACATATTTATCCATTGGTTTGGTCAAGGCTGAATAGTAACCTGGGGGAAAATCACCCGCATCTATCTGTTCCCGTCGAACCTTTGTTTCTCAAGACCCGTGGGATTCCTTTAGGAATTCTTCCCGTCTGGAGAGGCAAAGGAGACAGTCTCACCCTGAATCCAGGTGATATATTTTTAGTCACCAGTGATGGGATTACTGAAGCTACAGTGGTGCAAGAAACAAGCGATGGCAGTCCTGCCATTCGTTCAATGTTGCAACAGGAGGGACTTTGGAAGTTACTCCAACAGCAAGAAAAACTAAATTTAGATGGCTTATTAGCCGCTATCCGAGAACATAATCCCGTTCAGGAAGATGATCAGACTATACTCTCTCTGGAGGTTTTGTTGACCGATGAAAACTGA
- a CDS encoding alpha/beta hydrolase fold protein encodes MDGTGQLFTVQIPRLMDAFEIRCLTIPQTDQSNWETLVKKTIDLIEIERKTNPKREIYLCGESFGGCLALLVAIFAPHWFSRLILVNPASSIKQQPWLQWGSYLTQWLPDWFYPSSIVGLLPFLGALGRIEASERQALLTAMKSVPQGTSVWRLELLRLFKPSKSDLNRVNIPVLVIASGADRLLPSVLEARFLTQTLPNAQMVVLPDSGHACLLERDTDLYTIIQAYSVAEECDRRVQYQS; translated from the coding sequence ATGGATGGGACAGGTCAACTATTCACAGTTCAAATTCCTCGGTTAATGGATGCGTTTGAAATTCGTTGTTTAACTATTCCCCAAACCGATCAATCTAACTGGGAAACCTTAGTTAAAAAAACTATAGATTTAATTGAAATAGAACGTAAAACCAACCCCAAACGGGAGATTTATTTATGTGGAGAATCCTTTGGGGGATGTTTGGCGTTATTGGTGGCAATTTTTGCCCCCCATTGGTTTAGTCGCTTAATTTTAGTTAATCCTGCTTCATCTATTAAACAACAGCCTTGGTTACAATGGGGTTCCTATTTAACCCAATGGCTTCCCGATTGGTTTTATCCCAGTTCTATTGTTGGTTTATTGCCCTTTTTAGGAGCTTTAGGACGGATTGAAGCTTCAGAACGTCAAGCCCTATTAACAGCGATGAAGTCCGTTCCCCAAGGAACTTCAGTTTGGCGATTAGAATTATTGCGCCTATTTAAACCCAGTAAATCCGATCTGAATCGGGTTAATATTCCGGTTTTAGTAATTGCCAGTGGTGCTGATAGATTATTACCTTCTGTGTTAGAAGCAAGATTTTTAACCCAAACTTTACCTAATGCTCAAATGGTGGTTTTACCCGATAGCGGTCATGCCTGTTTATTAGAAAGAGATACTGATTTATACACAATAATTCAGGCTTATTCTGTTGCTGAAGAATGCGATCGCCGGGTTCAATATCAGAGCTAA
- a CDS encoding iron-sulfur cluster binding protein, which produces MMNSPINTNLVKQKALDLGFHQVGIAAITETEQNRQHLQSWLDQGYAADMAWMNSPKRQNIRELMPEVASVICVALNYYTPDQAPDNPELGKISRYARGRDYHKVLHKKLKTFSEWLQQQATGIQARYYADTGPIQDKVWAEKAGIGWISKNSNLITTKYGSWVFLGEILTNLILTPDIPHTQHCGTCTRCLEACPTGAITQPFVVDANRCIAYHTIENRAETLPENISKNLNGWVAGCDICQEVCPWNQRFAQETDVPEFQPYPENIAPKLTELAELSETEWDQRFRASALRRIKPQMWRRNARANLDY; this is translated from the coding sequence ATGATGAATTCACCAATTAACACCAATCTAGTTAAACAAAAAGCCCTAGATTTGGGATTTCATCAAGTTGGGATTGCGGCAATTACTGAAACCGAACAAAACCGTCAACACCTACAATCTTGGTTAGATCAAGGATATGCGGCGGATATGGCTTGGATGAATAGCCCCAAACGCCAAAATATTCGTGAATTAATGCCAGAAGTTGCATCGGTTATTTGTGTAGCACTCAACTATTATACCCCCGATCAAGCACCCGATAATCCCGAATTGGGTAAAATTTCTCGTTATGCCCGGGGACGAGATTATCATAAGGTTTTACATAAAAAATTAAAGACTTTTTCCGAATGGTTACAACAACAAGCAACAGGAATTCAAGCTAGATATTATGCCGATACCGGGCCAATTCAAGATAAAGTTTGGGCAGAAAAAGCCGGAATTGGATGGATTTCTAAAAATAGTAATCTGATTACCACAAAATACGGATCTTGGGTATTTTTAGGGGAAATTTTAACTAATTTAATTCTAACTCCCGATATTCCCCATACTCAACATTGTGGGACTTGTACCCGATGTTTAGAAGCCTGTCCCACGGGGGCAATTACTCAACCATTTGTGGTAGATGCTAACCGTTGTATTGCCTATCATACCATCGAAAATCGGGCAGAAACCTTACCAGAAAATATTAGCAAAAATTTAAACGGTTGGGTCGCCGGATGTGATATTTGTCAAGAAGTTTGTCCTTGGAATCAACGTTTTGCCCAGGAAACTGATGTTCCAGAATTTCAGCCCTATCCTGAAAATATTGCTCCTAAATTAACCGAATTAGCCGAACTTTCTGAAACCGAATGGGATCAACGATTTCGCGCTTCTGCTTTACGACGAATTAAACCGCAAATGTGGCGTCGGAATGCGCGAGCAAATTTGGATTATTAA
- the fabD gene encoding malonyl coenzyme A-acyl carrier protein transacylase, with the protein MTTTAWIFPGQGSQKIGMGSDLFEQSEHQERLKLAEKILGWSVPEICQHPEDKISQTLYTQPSLYVVESLLVDHLKKQGQSPDYVAGHSLGEYVALYVAGVFDFETGLKLVQCRAELMNSSVGGQMAALIGFDREQLDQQIQQTPNIVLANDNSAAQVVISGTPEAVDHVLANIKVKRAVKLNVSGAFHSPLMHLSATQFQQVLDGIAFNNAKIPVLSNVDPTPTTDATLLKQRLTQQMTGSVRWREICLQLSILGVTQVVEIGPGNVLTGLMKRTCPEILLQNI; encoded by the coding sequence ATGACAACAACAGCATGGATTTTTCCGGGTCAGGGTTCACAAAAAATTGGGATGGGATCGGATTTATTTGAACAATCTGAACATCAAGAACGATTAAAATTAGCTGAAAAAATTCTGGGTTGGTCTGTTCCTGAAATTTGTCAACATCCCGAAGATAAAATATCTCAAACTTTATATACTCAACCTAGTTTATATGTGGTTGAAAGCCTATTAGTTGATCATTTAAAAAAACAAGGACAATCCCCCGATTATGTTGCAGGTCATAGCTTAGGGGAATATGTGGCGTTATATGTTGCGGGGGTGTTTGATTTTGAAACGGGTTTGAAATTAGTTCAATGTCGGGCTGAATTAATGAATAGTTCGGTCGGGGGACAAATGGCGGCGTTAATTGGTTTTGATCGAGAACAACTGGATCAACAAATTCAACAAACCCCAAATATTGTTCTGGCGAATGATAATAGTGCCGCCCAGGTGGTAATTTCTGGAACCCCAGAAGCGGTTGATCATGTCTTAGCAAATATTAAAGTCAAACGGGCGGTAAAATTAAACGTTTCCGGCGCTTTTCATTCCCCCTTAATGCACCTAAGCGCCACACAATTTCAACAGGTTTTAGACGGAATTGCCTTTAATAATGCCAAAATTCCAGTTCTCTCCAATGTTGATCCCACACCCACAACTGATGCTACTCTGTTAAAACAACGTCTCACCCAACAAATGACGGGTTCTGTGCGATGGCGAGAAATTTGTTTACAATTATCAATATTAGGGGTGACACAAGTTGTAGAAATTGGCCCTGGAAACGTCCTTACAGGCTTAATGAAACGGACTTGTCCCGAAATTCTGTTACAAAACATATAA
- the fabH gene encoding 3-oxoacyl-[acyl-carrier-protein] synthase III codes for MITTGISITGCGSATPSVLLDNHGLSERVETSDEWITSRTGITQRRLADPDTSLSQLAIAAAQNAIAMAAIDPADIDLIILATSTADDLFGSASFIQYQLGATKAVAFDMTAACSGFVFGLVTASQFIRTGVYQNVLLIGADILSRWVDWSDRRTCILFGDGAGAVVLQADEHDRLLGFEIRSDGRQNQSLNLSYRPEPQEILTGITIGQGTYNPITMNGQEIYKFAVKKVPEVIEKALFRANLTVDQIDWLILHQANQRILNAVAERLNIPPKKVISNLAKYGNTSAASIPLALDEAVREGKIKPGDRIMISGFGAGLTWGAALFEWGR; via the coding sequence ATGATAACAACAGGCATTTCAATTACGGGTTGCGGATCGGCTACACCCTCGGTTTTACTGGATAATCATGGACTCTCTGAACGGGTCGAAACCTCCGATGAATGGATTACTTCTCGCACCGGAATTACTCAGCGACGTTTAGCTGACCCTGATACGTCGTTGAGTCAATTAGCAATAGCGGCGGCTCAAAATGCGATCGCCATGGCAGCAATTGACCCGGCGGATATTGATTTGATTATCTTAGCTACATCCACGGCTGATGATCTGTTTGGCAGTGCTAGTTTTATTCAATATCAATTAGGTGCAACTAAAGCGGTGGCTTTTGATATGACCGCCGCCTGTTCGGGGTTTGTATTTGGGTTAGTCACCGCCTCCCAATTTATTCGCACTGGAGTCTATCAAAATGTTCTTTTAATTGGGGCGGATATTCTCTCCCGTTGGGTTGATTGGTCAGATCGCAGAACTTGTATTTTATTTGGAGATGGGGCCGGGGCGGTGGTTTTACAAGCGGATGAACACGATCGCTTATTAGGATTTGAAATTAGAAGTGATGGTAGGCAAAATCAGTCTTTAAATTTATCCTATCGACCCGAACCACAGGAAATATTAACCGGAATTACGATTGGTCAAGGAACCTATAACCCGATTACGATGAATGGTCAAGAAATCTATAAATTTGCGGTAAAAAAGGTTCCAGAAGTCATTGAAAAAGCATTATTTAGAGCCAATTTAACCGTCGATCAAATTGATTGGTTAATTCTCCATCAAGCCAATCAACGTATTTTAAATGCGGTCGCAGAACGATTAAATATTCCCCCGAAAAAAGTGATTAGTAATTTGGCAAAATATGGTAATACTTCTGCGGCTTCGATTCCCTTAGCCCTCGATGAAGCGGTGCGAGAGGGAAAAATTAAACCTGGCGATCGGATTATGATATCTGGTTTTGGTGCGGGATTAACCTGGGGGGCGGCTTTGTTTGAATGGGGGAGGTAG
- a CDS encoding putative anti-sigma regulatory factor, serine/threonine protein kinase — protein sequence MKTELQVPSDIRFLTIVENWLLSSLEVELGDHVDWPRQSNRFRLVLAEAYSNVIRHAHRDQPHLPVMVRLELQERDISLEIWDHGTGYEVDNYNPPKPQDKQENGYGWLIMNRLMDRVDYSLRIEGGNCLKLQASLPDKNPKA from the coding sequence ATGAAAACTGAGCTTCAAGTGCCGAGCGATATTAGGTTTTTAACCATCGTTGAAAACTGGTTATTGAGCAGTTTGGAAGTCGAGCTAGGAGATCACGTCGATTGGCCCCGTCAGTCAAATCGGTTTCGCCTTGTCCTTGCAGAAGCTTACTCCAACGTCATCCGTCATGCTCACCGCGATCAACCCCATCTTCCTGTGATGGTTCGTTTAGAATTACAAGAACGAGATATTTCCTTAGAAATTTGGGATCACGGTACTGGTTATGAAGTCGATAATTATAATCCACCCAAACCACAAGATAAACAAGAAAATGGTTATGGTTGGTTAATTATGAATCGATTAATGGATCGAGTGGATTATTCTTTACGAATTGAAGGTGGCAATTGTTTAAAATTACAAGCGAGTTTACCCGATAAAAACCCGAAAGCATAG
- a CDS encoding (p)ppGpp 3-pyrophosphohydrolase, with translation MNIKTLAKKDFSYDCSIPDWLQQCMEISGDLVKSDTSVSKNGDLIVRAFQFAYQLHRGQYRKSGEPYINHPIAVAGLLRYLGGDSAMVAAGFLHDIIEDTEVTPEELEQHFGAEVRHLVEGVTKLSKFNFSNTTERQAENFRRMFLAMAKDIRVIVVKLADRLHNMRTLDFLPEHKQRSIALETREIFAPLANRLGIGRLKWELEDLSFKYLEPEAYKNIKELVFDRRAFREEKLAQLAQVLRDRLEKAGIKCYEVSGRPKHLYGIYKKMNQRQKQFHEIYDIAALRVIVETNEECYRTLAIVHDAFRPIPGRFKDYIGLPKPNRYQSLHTGVIGNTGRAVEIQIRTVEMHHIAEYGIAAHWKYKEKGNSNMGEVTGMDDKFTWLRQLLEWQSDLKDATEYLESVKSNLEFDDVYVFTPEGDVIALTHGATPVDFAYRIHSEVGNHCKGAKVNERIVTLDTPLKNGDIVEILTQKNIRPSLDWLNFVKTNTAKNRIRQWYKRSHRDENIGRGRELLEKEMGKNGFESLLKSEPMLSVSKRFNYHNVDDLLAALGYGEITLNLVVNRLRDVSKSQNQIQTVSQELTTTSLQVPHLPSYSQLPSSSPSNSPITGVEGLLYHIAGCCNPIPGEPIIGVVTRTKGISIHQQGCSNTLTVEGERFVPLSWNPNYQQGGRPQTYGVNICIEVLDRVGVLNDILSRLKDNNINVCSAQVKTFPDAPALIELGIEICDREQFERTCTQIKNISDVLTLRRINSK, from the coding sequence ATGAATATTAAAACCCTTGCCAAAAAAGACTTTTCCTATGATTGTAGCATCCCCGATTGGTTGCAACAGTGTATGGAGATATCTGGAGATCTAGTCAAATCTGATACATCTGTTTCAAAAAACGGCGATTTAATTGTGCGGGCGTTTCAATTTGCCTATCAATTGCATCGGGGACAGTATCGCAAATCAGGAGAACCCTATATTAATCATCCCATTGCCGTAGCGGGTTTATTGCGCTATTTAGGAGGGGATTCGGCGATGGTGGCGGCGGGTTTTCTCCACGACATTATTGAAGATACCGAAGTCACCCCGGAAGAACTAGAACAGCATTTTGGGGCGGAAGTTCGCCATTTAGTCGAAGGCGTCACCAAACTATCTAAATTTAATTTTTCTAATACCACAGAACGTCAAGCGGAGAACTTCCGGCGGATGTTTTTAGCCATGGCGAAAGATATTCGGGTAATTGTAGTTAAACTCGCTGACCGACTCCATAATATGCGAACTTTAGACTTTTTACCCGAACATAAACAGCGTAGCATTGCCTTAGAAACCCGCGAAATTTTTGCCCCCCTAGCTAACCGTTTAGGTATCGGTCGGTTAAAATGGGAATTAGAAGATCTATCCTTTAAATATTTAGAACCGGAAGCGTACAAAAATATTAAGGAATTAGTTTTTGATCGCCGAGCATTTAGAGAAGAAAAATTAGCCCAACTTGCTCAAGTTTTACGAGACAGACTAGAGAAAGCGGGAATTAAATGTTATGAAGTTAGTGGACGACCTAAACATCTGTATGGCATTTATAAAAAAATGAACCAAAGACAGAAACAGTTCCATGAAATTTATGATATTGCCGCTTTACGGGTGATTGTTGAAACTAATGAAGAATGTTATCGGACTTTGGCAATTGTTCATGATGCTTTCCGCCCGATTCCGGGTCGTTTTAAAGATTATATTGGATTGCCTAAACCTAATCGCTATCAGTCCTTACATACGGGGGTAATTGGTAATACGGGAAGAGCCGTTGAAATCCAAATTCGTACCGTAGAAATGCACCATATTGCTGAATATGGGATTGCCGCCCATTGGAAGTATAAAGAAAAGGGTAATTCCAATATGGGTGAAGTCACCGGAATGGATGATAAATTTACTTGGCTACGGCAATTATTAGAGTGGCAAAGTGATTTAAAAGATGCTACAGAATATCTGGAAAGTGTTAAAAGTAATTTAGAGTTTGATGATGTTTATGTCTTTACCCCTGAAGGAGATGTCATCGCCTTAACTCACGGGGCGACCCCGGTAGATTTTGCCTATCGGATTCATAGTGAAGTTGGGAATCATTGTAAAGGAGCAAAAGTCAATGAGCGAATTGTGACTTTAGATACTCCCTTGAAAAATGGCGATATTGTGGAAATATTAACCCAGAAAAATATTCGTCCCAGTTTAGATTGGTTGAATTTTGTTAAAACCAATACGGCTAAAAACCGGATTCGTCAGTGGTATAAGCGATCGCACCGGGATGAAAATATTGGCCGAGGACGGGAATTATTAGAGAAAGAAATGGGGAAAAATGGCTTTGAATCCCTGCTCAAATCTGAACCCATGTTATCGGTGTCTAAGCGCTTTAACTATCATAATGTTGATGATTTATTAGCCGCATTAGGTTATGGGGAAATCACTTTAAATTTAGTCGTGAATCGTTTGCGGGATGTGTCGAAATCCCAGAATCAAATTCAAACGGTTTCTCAAGAACTGACTACCACTTCTTTACAGGTTCCTCACCTACCTTCCTATTCTCAACTTCCGTCTTCTTCTCCCAGCAATTCTCCAATTACGGGGGTGGAAGGTTTACTTTATCATATTGCAGGATGTTGTAATCCAATTCCAGGGGAACCGATTATTGGGGTTGTCACCCGCACAAAAGGGATTTCCATTCATCAACAAGGGTGTTCTAATACCTTAACCGTGGAGGGAGAAAGATTCGTTCCTTTGAGTTGGAATCCTAACTATCAACAGGGCGGACGTCCTCAAACTTATGGGGTAAATATTTGTATTGAAGTATTGGATCGAGTGGGGGTTTTGAATGATATTTTATCCCGTTTGAAAGATAATAATATTAATGTTTGTAGTGCCCAAGTTAAGACTTTTCCCGATGCTCCGGCGTTAATTGAATTGGGAATTGAAATTTGCGATCGCGAACAGTTTGAACGCACTTGTACCCAAATCAAAAATATCAGCGATGTATTAACCTTGCGTCGAATTAATAGTAAATAA
- the plsX gene encoding fatty acid/phospholipid synthesis protein PlsX: MSSTRARIAIDAMGGDHAPADIVAGALMAQEKWDVEVLLVGDPDQIEAALKHHHSKLPLSQIIPAEGMIEMHEEALSALKRKPKASINVAMNLVRQKKADAVVSAGHSGAAMASALLRLGRLPGIDRPAIGAVLPTMKPDSPVLVLDVGANVDCRPKFLEQFAVMGSIYSRYVLGTSEPKVGLLNIGEESCKGNDLAIRTYQLLENHPEIAFNGNAEGRDVLTGKFDVIVCDGFVGNVLLKFAEGVGEAVLQMLKEELTSGLQAKLGTTLLKPSLMRFKQRVDHVEHGGALLLGVAGVCIISHGSSKAATIANAVRLAKEAIDNQVLERIQSQYQKHPQPDEKVISG, encoded by the coding sequence ATGAGTTCAACTCGCGCACGAATTGCAATTGACGCTATGGGCGGAGATCATGCTCCTGCCGACATCGTTGCTGGAGCGCTAATGGCACAGGAAAAATGGGATGTAGAAGTCTTGTTGGTTGGCGACCCCGATCAAATTGAAGCAGCCCTCAAACACCACCATAGCAAGCTCCCTCTGTCTCAAATTATTCCGGCTGAAGGCATGATCGAAATGCACGAAGAAGCCTTGAGTGCGTTAAAACGCAAACCCAAAGCTTCGATTAACGTGGCTATGAATCTAGTTAGGCAAAAAAAAGCCGATGCTGTCGTCTCGGCGGGTCATTCCGGTGCAGCCATGGCCTCGGCTCTGTTGCGTTTAGGACGCCTACCGGGGATTGATCGCCCGGCGATCGGGGCCGTTTTACCCACCATGAAGCCTGATTCCCCGGTTTTGGTGTTAGATGTGGGGGCGAATGTCGATTGTCGGCCCAAATTTTTAGAACAGTTTGCTGTAATGGGCTCGATTTACAGTCGTTATGTTCTGGGAACTTCTGAACCCAAAGTGGGGTTACTCAATATTGGTGAAGAATCCTGTAAGGGCAATGATCTGGCCATTCGTACCTATCAACTCCTAGAAAATCATCCTGAAATTGCCTTTAATGGAAACGCTGAAGGGCGGGATGTCCTGACGGGGAAATTTGATGTGATTGTCTGCGATGGTTTCGTGGGGAATGTGCTTTTGAAATTTGCTGAAGGAGTTGGAGAAGCGGTTTTACAAATGCTCAAGGAGGAATTAACCTCTGGATTACAGGCTAAATTAGGGACTACTCTGCTTAAACCCAGTTTAATGCGGTTTAAACAACGGGTGGATCATGTTGAACATGGGGGCGCCTTACTCCTTGGGGTGGCGGGGGTTTGCATTATTAGTCATGGATCTTCTAAAGCGGCAACGATTGCGAATGCGGTTCGTTTGGCCAAAGAAGCGATCGATAACCAAGTCCTAGAAAGGATTCAATCCCAATATCAAAAACACCCTCAACCGGATGAAAAGGTGATCAGTGGTTAA